A window of the Miscanthus floridulus cultivar M001 chromosome 14, ASM1932011v1, whole genome shotgun sequence genome harbors these coding sequences:
- the LOC136505101 gene encoding transcription factor PHYTOCHROME INTERACTING FACTOR-LIKE 13-like encodes MNQYISDWSGAMGNTFAPLGGDDDGLIELLWCNGHVVMQSQAALRKPPRPDKATAVQDDEAAAASAAQAWFQYPVEDPLERDDLFAELFGEAQAAVDAGRGACCKEEAERGGEAARQSSRMMPPPLPRPRDEKACPGDDGGGPDGAAARTSAGCEVTEGGESSMLTIGSSFCGSNHVQQTTPRARDAVTPPGAAKDVARARDAATDTSSATRSRSYTTKSEHRGPGAAAAAAHRSGKRKQSDATDAEDVEFESADVTCEPAQKMTTAKRRRAAEVHNLSERRRRDRINEKMKALQELIPHCNKTDKASMLDEAIEYLKSLQLQLQMMWMGGGMAAAAAPVVFPAGVHQYMQRMVAGPPPHVASMPGMPFMAPPAVQGPPLPDLYARYLAVDHHLPPPPPPPPPPPLVAPPYTVQQHCLQGTTMGFYQRQNPALPPPPAVPAASPADGILHKKYENCGKPEIG; translated from the exons ATGAACCAGTACATCTCAGATTGGAGCGGCGCCATGGGCAACACCTTCGCGCCATTGGG cggcgacgacgacgggctCATCGAGCTGCTGTGGTGCAACGGCCACGTGGTCATGCAGAGCCAGGCGGCGCTGCGGAAGCCGCCGAGGCCCGACAAGGCCACGGCGGTGCAGGACGACGAAgccgcggcggcgtcggcggcgcagGCGTGGTTCCAGTACCCGGTGGAGGACCCGCTCGAGAGGGACGACCTCTTCGCGGAGCTCTTCGGAGAGGCGCAGGCGGCCGTCGACGCCGGCAGGGGGGCGTGCTGCAAGGAGGAGGCGGAGCGCGGGGGCGAGGCCGCGCGCCAGAGCAGCAGGAtgatgccgccgccgctgccgaggCCGCGGGACGAGAAGGCGTGCCCGGGAGATGACGGCGGCGGCCCGGACGGTGCCGCAGCGAGGACGTCCGCCGGCTGCGAGGTCACGGAGGGCGGCGAGTCGTCCATGCTCACCATCGGGTCCAGCTTCTGCGGGAGCAACCACGTGCAGCAGACGACGCCGCGCGCCCGCGACGCCGTCACGCCGCCGGGGGCCGCTAAGGACGTCGCCAGGGCCCGCGACGCCGCGACGGACACGTCGTCGGCGACGCGGTCCAGGTCCTATACCACCAAGAGCGAGCATCGCGGTcccggcgccgccgctgccgccgcccacCGGAGCGGCAAGCGGAAGCAGAGCGACGCCACGGACGCCGAG GACGTGGAGTTCGAGTCCGCCGACGTCACGTGCGAGCCGGCGCAGAAGATGACGACGGCCAAGCGGCGCCGCGCCGCCGAAGTCCACAACCTCTCGGAGCGG AGAAGAAGGGACAGGATCAACGAGAAGATGAAGGCCCTGCAGGAGCTCATACCTCACTGCAACAAA ACCGACAAGGCGTCGATGCTGGACGAGGCGATCGAGTATCTCAAGTCGCTGCAGCTCCAGCTGCAG ATGATGTGGATGGGCGGCGGaatggcggcggcagcggcgccggTGGTGTTCCCGGCGGGGGTGCACCAGTACATGCAGCGGATGGTTGCCGGGCCTCCACCCCACGTGGCTTCCATGCCCGGGATGCCGTTCATGGCGCCGCCGGCCGTGCAGGGCCCGCCGTTGCCCGACCTCTACGCGCGctacctcgccgtcgaccaccacctgccgccgccgccgccgccgccgccgccgccgcccttggtGGCACCACCATACACGGTTCAGCAGCATTGCCTGCAGGGGACGACGATGGGCTTCTACCAGCGGCAGAACCCGGCGCTGCCACCGCCGCCCGCCGTGCCGGCGGCGTCGCCTGCCGACGGCATCCTGCACAAAAAATACG AGAATTGTGGCAAGCCTGAGATCGGCTGA